One segment of Paramormyrops kingsleyae isolate MSU_618 chromosome 8, PKINGS_0.4, whole genome shotgun sequence DNA contains the following:
- the LOC111860005 gene encoding monoglyceride lipase-like isoform X2, with protein sequence MSESGVTPQGDRRQDHIVNADGQRLFCRSWVPEVPPRGLLFVAHGVGEHCGRYSSLAQSLSRRGLMVFAHDHVGHGLSEGERMMVRDFKVFIRDSLQHVDLMRERYPDLPLFILGHSMGGAICILCACERPSDFTGVVLISPMVQLNPESASPFKVFMAKLLNHVLPSLSLGSIDSKWISRDQKEVESYDKDELNHHGGLSVAFAMQLVGAARLIERAIPTVTWPFLLLHGDADKLCNISGSHMMLEKAQSTDKQLKVGHFSLSWQV encoded by the exons ATGTCGGAGTCAGGGGTGACACCACAGGGTGACAGGAGGCAGGACCATATCGTCAACGCCGACGGACAGCGCCTTTTCTGCCGCTCCTGGGTACCGGAGGTACCCCCGAG AGGTCTGTTGTTTGTGGCCCATGGAGTAGGGGAGCACTGCGGGAGGTACAGCTCTCTGGCCCAGAGCCTCAGCCGAAGGGGCCTGATGGTCTTCGCACATGACCACG TGGGCCACGGGCTCAGCGAAGGGGAGAGGATGATGGTCCGGGACTTCAAGGTGTTCATCAGGGACTCCCTGCAGCATGTGGATCTCATGAGGGAACGGTACCCTGACCTGCCTCTGTTCATCCTGGGTCACTCTATG GGTGGGGCCATTTGTATCCTCTGTGCGTGTGAGAGACCCAGTGATTTCACTGGAGTAGTACTGATTTCGCCCATGGTACAACTCAACCCGGAATCAGCATCACCATTTAAG GTGTTTATGGCAAAGCTCCTGAACCATGTGCTTCCAAGCCTAAGTCTGGGTTCAATTGATTCCAAGTGGATCTCTCGTGACCAGAAAGAA GTGGAATCGTATGACAAAGACGAGTTGAACCACCACGGCGGTCTGAGCGTTGCATTTGCTATGCAGCTGGTGGGGGCTGCCAGGCTCATTGAGAGGGCAATCCCCACTGTGACCTGGCCCTTTCTGCTCCTCCACGGTGATGCGGATAAGCTGTGTAACATCAGCGGCTCCCACATGATGCTGGAGAAAGCTCAGAGCACAGACAAGCAGCTGAAG GTGGGGCATTTCTCTCTGAGCTGGCAGGTGTGA
- the LOC111860005 gene encoding monoglyceride lipase-like isoform X1, with protein sequence MSESGVTPQGDRRQDHIVNADGQRLFCRSWVPEVPPRGLLFVAHGVGEHCGRYSSLAQSLSRRGLMVFAHDHVGHGLSEGERMMVRDFKVFIRDSLQHVDLMRERYPDLPLFILGHSMGGAICILCACERPSDFTGVVLISPMVQLNPESASPFKVFMAKLLNHVLPSLSLGSIDSKWISRDQKEVESYDKDELNHHGGLSVAFAMQLVGAARLIERAIPTVTWPFLLLHGDADKLCNISGSHMMLEKAQSTDKQLKVYSGAYHALHRELPETTDSVLRDIGDWVVGRIPDQAASGS encoded by the exons ATGTCGGAGTCAGGGGTGACACCACAGGGTGACAGGAGGCAGGACCATATCGTCAACGCCGACGGACAGCGCCTTTTCTGCCGCTCCTGGGTACCGGAGGTACCCCCGAG AGGTCTGTTGTTTGTGGCCCATGGAGTAGGGGAGCACTGCGGGAGGTACAGCTCTCTGGCCCAGAGCCTCAGCCGAAGGGGCCTGATGGTCTTCGCACATGACCACG TGGGCCACGGGCTCAGCGAAGGGGAGAGGATGATGGTCCGGGACTTCAAGGTGTTCATCAGGGACTCCCTGCAGCATGTGGATCTCATGAGGGAACGGTACCCTGACCTGCCTCTGTTCATCCTGGGTCACTCTATG GGTGGGGCCATTTGTATCCTCTGTGCGTGTGAGAGACCCAGTGATTTCACTGGAGTAGTACTGATTTCGCCCATGGTACAACTCAACCCGGAATCAGCATCACCATTTAAG GTGTTTATGGCAAAGCTCCTGAACCATGTGCTTCCAAGCCTAAGTCTGGGTTCAATTGATTCCAAGTGGATCTCTCGTGACCAGAAAGAA GTGGAATCGTATGACAAAGACGAGTTGAACCACCACGGCGGTCTGAGCGTTGCATTTGCTATGCAGCTGGTGGGGGCTGCCAGGCTCATTGAGAGGGCAATCCCCACTGTGACCTGGCCCTTTCTGCTCCTCCACGGTGATGCGGATAAGCTGTGTAACATCAGCGGCTCCCACATGATGCTGGAGAAAGCTCAGAGCACAGACAAGCAGCTGAAG gtttaTAGTGGAGCTTACCATGCGCTGCATCGCGAGCTGCCAGAGACGACAGACTCCGTGCTGAGGGACATCGGCGATTGGGTCGTGGGGCGAATCCCAGACCAGGCTGCATCCGGCTCCTAA
- the slc25a20 gene encoding mitochondrial carnitine/acylcarnitine carrier protein, whose translation MSKQPQPISPLKNFFAGGFGGVCLVFAGHPLDTIKVRLQTQPKPSPGQPLLYTGTFDCFRKTFAREGVRGLYKGMAAPIIGVTPMFAICFFGFGLGKKLQQKHPEDVLTYPQLFAAGMLSGIFTTAIMAPGERIKCLLQIQASSGEIKYAGPMDCVKQLYRESGIRGVYKGTGLTLMRDVPASGMYFMTYEWLKNILTPEGRSPSELSVPSILFAGGMAGIFNWAVAIPPDVLKSRFQTAPEGKYPNGFRDVLRELLREEGVGSLYKGFTAVMLRAFPANAACFLGFEVAMKFLNWAVPNL comes from the exons ATGTCTAAACAACCACAACCGATCAGCCCATTAAAAAATTTCTTCGCTGGCGGCTTCGGAGGCGTTTGTCTGGTCTTTGCTGGGCACCCCCTTGATACCATAAAG GTGCGCCTACAGACTCAACCCAAGCCCAGTCCAGGCCAGCCGCTGCTGTACACTGGCACCTTCGACTGCTTCAGGAAGACCTTTGCCAGGGAG GGTGTGCGAGGACTCTACAAAGGCATGGCGGCCCCCATCATCGGAGTCACACCCATGTTTGCCATCTGCTTCTTTGGCTTCGGATTGGGCAAGAAGCTGCAGCAGAAGCACCCTGAGGACGTGCTGAC GTACCCGCAGCTCTTTGCAGCAGGAATGCTGTCAGGGATCTTCACTACTGCTATCATGGCTCCCGGGGAGAGGATCAAGTGTCTCTTGCAG ATTCAGGCTTCATCGGGAGAAATTAAGTATGCTGGGCCCATGGACTGCGTGAAGCAGCTGTACCGGGAGAGTGGGATCCGGGGCGTTTACAAAGGCACTGGGCTGACTCTCATGAGGG ATGTGCCGGCCAGCGGGATGTACTTCATGACTTATGAGTGGTTGAAGAACATCTTGACACCAGAAGGCCGGAG CCCCAGTGAGCTGAGTGTGCCGAGCATCCTCTTCGCCGGCGGCATGGCTGGCATCTTCAACTGGGCCGTGGCCATCCCACCTGATGTGCTTAAGTCCCGCTTCCAGacag ctcctgaaGGAAAGTACCCCAACGGCTTTCGGGACGTCCTCCGCGAGCTGCTCAGAGAAGAAGGCGTGGGCTCCCTATACAAGGGCTTCACGGCCGTCATGCTGAGGGCTTTCCCCGCCAATGCC GCCTGTTTCCTTGGGTTTGAAGTCGCAATGAAGTTCCTCAACTGGGCCGTGCCGAACCTGTGA
- the LOC111860021 gene encoding cAMP-dependent protein kinase type II-alpha regulatory subunit-like, which translates to MSIEIPAGLTELLQGYTLEVLRRRPSDLVEFAVQYFTRLRESRSQDGAGSGGKGIIFDGELVQPEPNGDEDDDDDEDSDFEPPPPSRFSRRVSVCAEAFNPDEEEEDAETRVVHPKTDEQRSRLQEACRDILLFKTLDTEQFAEVLDAMFEVRVQTKEHIINQGDDGDNFYVIERGVYDIVVRKDGVGCCVGKYDNKGSFGELALMYNTPRAATIIATTEGALWGLDRATFRRLIVKNNAKKRRMYETFIESVSLLTSLDASERMKLVDVLGGKAFQDGERIITQGEKADCFYIVESGEVKIMMKSKTKADQQDNAEVEIARCHRGQYFGELALVANKPRAASVYAVGGVKCLIVDVQAFERLLGSCKEIMQRNIATYEEQLVALFGSSADLRD; encoded by the exons ATGAGTATCGAAATACCAGCCGGCTTGACCGAGCTGCTGCAGGGCTACACTCTGGAGGTCCTCCGCCGGAGACCGTCCGATTTGGTGGAGTTTGCCGTACAGTACTTCACCCGTCTGCGGGAAAGCCGGAGCCAGGATGGAGCCGGGTCTGGGGGCAAGGGGATCATCTTCGACGGAGAGCTCGTGCAGCCTGAGCCAAATGgagatgaggatgatgatgacgatgaggACTCGGACTTTGAAC CGCCGCCTCCTAGTCGATTCAGCCGCAGGGTATCAG TGTGTGCCGAAGCCTTTAACCCTGATGAAGAAGAGGAGGACGCAGAGACCCGTGTCGTCCACCCCAAAACGGATGAGCAGCGCTCTCGACTGCAGGAGGCCTGCAGGGACATCCTTCTATTCAAAACCCTCGACACG GAACAGTTTGCAGAAGTGCTGGATGCCATGTTTGAAGTCCGGGTCCAGACCAAGGAGCACATAATCAACCAGGGTGATGATGGAGACAACTTCTATGTCATAGAGag GGGGGTGTACGATATCGTCGTACGAAAGGATGGCGTCGGCTGTTGTGTGGGAAAGTACGACAACAAGGGCAGTTTTGGGGAGCTGGCCCTAATGTACAATACTCCGCGCGCCGCCACCATCATCGCCACCACTGAGGGAGCCCTATGGGGGCTG gACCGGGCCACGTTCCGCAGATTGATAGTGAAGAACAATGCGAAAAAGAGGAGGATGTACGAGACCTTCATCGAGTCCGTCTCCCTGCTCACATCTTTGGAC GCGTCGGAGCGGATGAAGCTTGTCGATGTTTTAGGGGGAAAGGCGTTCCAGGACGGGGAGCGGATAATCACGCAG GGTGAGAAAGCCGACTGTTTCTACATCGTGGAGTCGGGGGAGGTGAAGATCATGATGAAGAGTAAA ACTAAGGCAGACCAGCAGGACAACGCAGAGGTGGAGATCGCACGCTGTCACAGGGGGCAGTATTTCGGCGAGCTGGCCCTGGTCGCCAACAAGCCCCGGGCTGCCTCTGTCTACGCTGTGGGGGGGGTCAAGTGTTTGA TCGTAGATGTGCAGGCATTTGAGCGTCTTCTGGGCTCCTGCAAGGAGATCATGCAGAGGAACATTGCCACCTACGAGGAGCAGCTGGTGGCGCTGTTTGGCTCCAGCGCGGACCTGCGGGACTGA